From the genome of Primulina huaijiensis isolate GDHJ02 chromosome 11, ASM1229523v2, whole genome shotgun sequence:
ggaaaataagttttttaaaatattaaattttaagtctTATGGGCCAAATTCTGGCCCGTATgcttttctattaaaaaatttgGATCCAAACGTAACACGGACAATTTTTTTCACTTTCTTGTTTTTGGATCCAAAGTAGCCCACGCGAAGGGTTGCGGGCGTGCTCCCCCACGTGGGTATGACATatgtttttcatgtttttttttcttggccAACTATGTCTAGGGTCCGAGCGTGGTATTGTATGCATGATGCATGAAATTGTCGTCAAGAACTTAAAGAATGGCTTACGTGGATCTCTAACTATACATAATGCATGACAATTTAAGTATTTCTTCACATGAAAGTTATTTTTTAAGTATGAAATTATgatgtttataaaaattcacgagacatgtttatttttattataaatgacatgaataatttTCAAGTATGAATCTTTATGagcatgaaaatgttattttcatGTTTACGTGTATTGTGGTGATAATACGAGACTGATGCCTCGAGATGAGCTCCGAGGAGACCTTTTCAAAAAGAATGGACGATACGCATATTGGTTTCGGCTAGTATGGGTTGGATCAAATGATATATCTAAGTTGCACAATTATTTACATGATCATGAAACTCAATGAATGTGTTTTAATAGTAGTTACCACATTTGCATTATATTCATCACACAAAACTTAGAATGTTTTACTTTTAAGTTATGATCGCATTCTTTATTATCTTATTATGTGCTCGTTAATATTTGAATATGCTTGTTGATTTTTTAGACTGATTATCACACACACGTATATAATACAATATGTATTTTCCTTTCACTATTTATTTAAGTACTTGTTAAgcatacatatttttatttttatttttaaaagaaaagtcGCATTCGCGCTTTCTTGTCCTCAAGACAAAATCGCACTCTACCGGAATCATTTTATATACGGAAACATAGCTCCTCAAAACCATACAACGATGGCGtcggcttctctttcttcctCCGCTCTCACACTGTGTAAACAGTTCACTCCCTCTAACTCTTCTTCCCACACTTTTCCAACTTTCTTCAATTCGAAAAACCACATCGGAATTTCGCAAACCAGGAGAAGCCCAAATCCCTGGGGGATGACATTAACCGTCAAATCAGCATTCGACCTAACGTTCTTCGAAAGAGATTTACAAGACAGCGACGCGCCGCCGCAGTCATCTATACCAGGTCAGGGATTTCCGGACGTGGAGGATAAGGAGGAGCCTCAGACGCCTCCTGGTCTCCGCAAATACGAGTCGATGGTCGTGTTGAGGCCCGATATGTCTGAGGATGAACGTCTTGCATTCACCCAGAAGTACGAAGaggtaaaatatttatttacttgtgtGGGTTTGATTTTGTTTGAGGAGTGAACAAGCATGATTGGATGAGATATGAACTTGAAAAAGATGGAACATAAGACTTTGAATTCATACTAATGTTGCCTGATGTAGCacaaaattgtgttttttttatgagagattaCGTATGGAATGTGGATTTACAAGGTCTGCTACACAAAATACGACAAGTTGCCATTGCTTCTTATGAGCTATTTTTACCCATCAAAGATGTTAGCACTGTCATATGATTGACACACACTCAGGTTTAGCCTCAACCTCCACAAGCCAGAGGAGAAAATGGCTGcctttgatgatttttttttcagatttcCGATGTCATTTTTTTCACGGCTAGAGATGGATTTTTCTTGAGTTTTGATAATGAATCTTAATCTGCAGTTGCTGGTTGCTGGTGGTGGAATGTACGTAGAAGTGTTCAACAGAGGGGTTATTCCACTGGCCTACGCCATCAGGAAGAAAAACAAAGCCGGAGAAAGCAATACTTACTTAGATGGTATTTACCTTCTCTTCACCTATTTCACCAAACCTGATTCCCTGTCGATTGTTGGCGAGGTTCTTTTAGCAGATGATAATGTTATCCGATCCTCCGCTTTTAAGATAAGGAAAAGGAAGATATACTAAAACATTTCAACCATTTTGTGACTTGTGTTTAGCTGGAAAAATCCTTCGGTCCGTAAACTTGTAGCCTTTTGTTGGATTTTACCTAGCATCGATTCTTGTAACTATGAAAACCCTTAATATTTGTATCTTAGGTTgcattttaatatgtttttttgaGACACATTCATTTTTGTAGTCTCTTGCTCGTCATAGACCACGGTATTGGGTTTCAACTCCTCTCACAGTTTTGGCCTCCAATAGAAATGGACTAGTTTTCAGGTTTAGATTCCTTTTTCTAACATTCTAACATGTTCTtccaaataataataagattgaGAAATGTAACAGTTTTAAATAACAGACAAACTAACGGCATCTCAATCGAATCAAGGAGCTGGATAATATAACAATTATTATATAACCATAATCGAAGACTGAACGGCATTTCCATATATGCATACATAAATTAAAGTTCCGTGTTTTTACACCAACACCCATCAGCTCCTTTCTGTTAACGTATTATTCCAAATTCATAACAAAAAGGAAAAGCAGCAATCTGACATGCCCTGGTCGATAGCCATCAATGAAGGATCTATGACCAGCCAAAGACATAGTCGAGCACATACACAAGCGCCAGAGAAAAAGGATACAGCAAGAAGGCTAAAATACATGTCCAAAGCGGAAAAGTGGTACGAATGCTGGCAAAAACCCCCATCACCAAGCATACTATCAAAATAACAAGTACTTCAGCTGAGAAGTCCCATGTCAATCCCCGAACATAAATGAGGGCCAAGAAGACCGATAGGCAAAGGAGATTGTTCATTGTAACAGCACCATATATCTGAACAATCAAAAACAACCCAGGGACGTCAATGGCAAAGCCGTAAATTATGTGGGTAAAACAAAGTTGAAGGTTTCTTATTACCAGTATAAGGTAAGAAAAACAACACTTATTTCCAGAAAATATCTTTACTTTTCTACTACATTGATTTATACTTTTACTGAGAAAAATGGAGAGCATACCTCCGAAAACGATAACGATGTAGACCTGAGCTTTTTCCGGCTGGAAAATATTATAGCCGACACTCCCTCACTGGAGTTGGTAGCAAGTGGGAGCGCAATAAACGAGATGAAAAAAGTAGGAATGCTTGTGGCACTGGAGAAGTTATCGACAGCATCAACCAGAGGATCGGCAAATACAGCTGCAATAACAGTTCCCAAAAGCAATAAAAGTACGGCTTTTATAGTAGTTGATCGAGGATTCTCAACGCCTCCACCACCATCATCACTTAGGTCCTCCCCCAGACGAGCATGTTCTCTCTTTGTTTGCTGCACCAGTTTCCATGAAATTATCTACATATTAGTAATACACTCCAAGTTCAATACATGGCCACATACCTTGTGGAAGTCATCGATGTACTTCATTGAACTGCTATGATTGGCAGTGCCACCCCTGGCCGCttcgagccatctcctaatacCAGATATGAACTCGCCAAAATCAATATTATGATCATTAGAGGTGTCGAAATCCTTCATAACTTTCTCCACAGCATCTTCCTCATCCAAATTAATATCATTAAACCGGATTCCAAGAATTAGAGCTTTTACTTCGGGCCTTTGAAGAAATCCATCCTTATTATCATCAATCGTGTTAAACAACCTGCCATGATAAAAGAGGCTCCCATACATCAATGGGAAAGACAGAAAGAGAAATAACCATCAAAGTAAACACACATCACAAAGCTTACTTAGACAATACTTCTTCATTAGGTCTCCCATCTTCTGTGCAAAGCTTCCCCAAGGAACGCATTTTCAAATCTTGTAAGATTCCTGATATGACATGTTTATGTTTTGCATAAATAATTCGCCTCCTCTGAACCGATGGTTGGACTACCTGCATCAGAAGTTCAATCAAAACATTGagtgattataaaataaataaataatcaagattttttttttaaaaaaaagaagtaaaCTAAAAAAAGGAGG
Proteins encoded in this window:
- the LOC140987544 gene encoding small ribosomal subunit protein bS6c-like → MASASLSSSALTLCKQFTPSNSSSHTFPTFFNSKNHIGISQTRRSPNPWGMTLTVKSAFDLTFFERDLQDSDAPPQSSIPGQGFPDVEDKEEPQTPPGLRKYESMVVLRPDMSEDERLAFTQKYEELLVAGGGMYVEVFNRGVIPLAYAIRKKNKAGESNTYLDGIYLLFTYFTKPDSLSIVGEVLLADDNVIRSSAFKIRKRKIY
- the LOC140987543 gene encoding sodium/calcium exchanger NCL-like; translated protein: MRRHAKPRPFLTVLLFLILCGFTYGRLISDGSDLASDGGVKSTNVQRLIRLYAAEESCEQTYGFMPCTSTALGNLFLILVYGYLMFLAATYLSSGSELLLEILGPGLIGGLFLPVLGALPDALLILVSGLSGSAETAQSQVSVGMGLLAGSTVMLLTLVWGTCVIVGKCDIENSVAVDSKNTKGFSLTGSGISTDIWTSYAGIVMAVSLLPFIIVQFPQILHSNSGRNLAVLIALIVSVLLLISYCIYQVVQPSVQRRRIIYAKHKHVISGILQDLKMRSLGKLCTEDGRPNEEVLSKLFNTIDDNKDGFLQRPEVKALILGIRFNDINLDEEDAVEKVMKDFDTSNDHNIDFGEFISGIRRWLEAARGGTANHSSSMKYIDDFHKQTKREHARLGEDLSDDGGGGVENPRSTTIKAVLLLLLGTVIAAVFADPLVDAVDNFSSATSIPTFFISFIALPLATNSSEGVSAIIFSSRKKLRSTSLSFSEIYGAVTMNNLLCLSVFLALIYVRGLTWDFSAEVLVILIVCLVMGVFASIRTTFPLWTCILAFLLYPFSLALVYVLDYVFGWS